Part of the Woronichinia naegeliana WA131 genome, TATGCCCGAGTTGTTATGTTACTACCAACATTATCAATATTACCATCTGACAGGATACCAGATTACGATCGCATTATTAGCTGCACTCAATCTAATTCACTCTTTAGCCGTATTTTTCGACGGTTATATACCTATTATTTGCATTTCTTTGATTTGCCACCAAAATGGGATACTTCCATTAACAAATTTTATAGCCCAATCGAATCTCTACGCTATAAGCGTATATTAAATGAACTAAAGCCTCGCGCGGTTATTTGTGAGTATCTTTGGCAGGTTCCAAATCTTTACAAAGCTTGCCAATCTCTCAAGATTCCACTTATCATTGATACGATTGACATAATTTCACGTAGACAACTAAAAGAAGTTGAACTTGGATTAACTGAGAAAGTAAATATTAGTCTTGAAGAAGAAATTGCTATTTGGCAGTTAGCTTCAGTTCTTGTTGCTATCCAACCCGAAGAAGCATCAGAGATAGCAAAGTTGTCTCCGTCATCCGTAGTTGTGTGCGCTCCTCAAGCATTTACTCCCGTTGAGCCATCGTCAATTATAAAAAAACGTAAATTTGTGCTAATGGTAGCATCAGGAGCGCGACCTAATGTTCAAGGAACTGAATTGTTTTTACGCAGTCAATGGCATGACATAGTTGTAGAACATCCCGATGTGGAACTTCATGTATGTGGAAATATTGTAGAATCACTTTCTACTGATATTCTTAATCTGCCCAACACAAATTTTCACGGTTACGTTGAAGATGTATCAGTTTTTTATCGTCAGGCAACAGTTGTCTTGAATCCTGTTATTTATGGATCAGGGCTTAAAATTAAAAGTATTGAAGCTTTAAGATATGGAAAATGCCTCATCAGCACTCCTGTTGGAGTAGAAGGTATACCTCTTGCTCATGAGTTGCTACCTGTCGCTGAGGCAGATCAGCTTGGTAGTCTATTAGTTTCACTTTTGGATAATACAAAAAAGATAGAAGAATACGAACAAAATGCTACTTATATGTTCAACAAAAATTATACACCTGATGCTTGTTACCATGAACTAATAAATATAATCATGGATTACTAAAAATACTCATAAGTTTTTCATGGAAGTTATTTTTATTCTAAAATTAACAGAAAATCTCAAATTTTATGAGCTTTAATTATCTTGAACCAACCATACTTCTTAAAGATAGCTTTGTTATTTTGAAAAATCTCTTGACAGAAGATGAAGTCACAAAGCTAAGAAAAACTCTCGAAACTTACTTTTCACATCATGGTGTAAAAATGTTTGGAGGGATATCTCAACCCAATGCAGCAGTTTTAATTCGAGAGTTAGATTGGATATTCTCTCATCCTAAAATTATTGATGCGCTCAAAAATTTGCTCCACAATGAAAAGTTAATGTTTACTAGTCATTGTGATATCCATAGTGGAATTGTTACTGGTTGGCATAAAGATGATGGTACTTCTTCTGACAAGACCAACTTAGGATACTTTGATTGTTTAACCTACGATGTTGAAGATTGTCAGGTGTATAAAGTCGCTATTTATTTGCAGGATCATGTAAATAATTTAGCTGGTTTAAATGTAAAACCAGGGTCTCATAAGATTGCCTCGACGGAAGCTGGTGAGGAAATTTCTTTAAAGACAAGAGTAGGAGATGTAATTATTTTTGATGTTAGGTTGACCCATTCTGGACAGTCAGATATCTTGCCTATTCCTTGGTTGAGAAAG contains:
- a CDS encoding glycosyltransferase family 4 protein, which translates into the protein MPTNFIRGKTPLIVLASSFAPWPNASGGTQRIHSLGQWLKNYARVVMLLPTLSILPSDRIPDYDRIISCTQSNSLFSRIFRRLYTYYLHFFDLPPKWDTSINKFYSPIESLRYKRILNELKPRAVICEYLWQVPNLYKACQSLKIPLIIDTIDIISRRQLKEVELGLTEKVNISLEEEIAIWQLASVLVAIQPEEASEIAKLSPSSVVVCAPQAFTPVEPSSIIKKRKFVLMVASGARPNVQGTELFLRSQWHDIVVEHPDVELHVCGNIVESLSTDILNLPNTNFHGYVEDVSVFYRQATVVLNPVIYGSGLKIKSIEALRYGKCLISTPVGVEGIPLAHELLPVAEADQLGSLLVSLLDNTKKIEEYEQNATYMFNKNYTPDACYHELINIIMDY